Genomic segment of Borreliella spielmanii:
TAGGCCAAATCTTTTTACGACGACGCCCATCATCAACCATAACTACTTTAACAAATATCATATCCTCGGAAAGATTTTTATTGTGATACATAGCATTTGATGCTGCCGATTTAACAACTTTTTCTAAAAGCTTAGCTCCTTTATTAGGCATAGAACAAAGCACTGCAATAGCCTTAACATAAGACTTCCCCCGTATATTGTCAGCTACTGGCCTAACTTTTTTTGGAGAAGAGGGTAAATTTTTGCCCTTTGCTGTATATCTTCTATTTACTAACATAACTACTCTACTTCCTTCCCTTTTTATCTGACTTAGCATGCCCTCTAAAAATCCTTGTAGGTGAAAACTCCCCAAGCTTATGCCCCACAAGATCCTCAGTAATATAAATCGGTATAAAAGTCTTCCCATTGTAAACAGATATAGTAAGACTTACCATTTCAGGAATTATTGTTGAAGATCTGGAGTAAGTTTTAATAACAACCCTCTTCTCACTTCCAAAAGACGATAAAACTTTTTGATAAAGACTCTTTTCTATAAAAGGTCCTTTTTTAATAGATCTTGCCACTACACTCTCCTACTTATTTCTTCTTTTAATAATAAACTTATCTGAATATCTTTTCTTCTTACGAGTCTTATAGCCTTTAGTAGGCTGTCCCCAAGGAGACACAGGATGACGACCTCCAGAAGTTTTTCCTTCACCACCACCATGCGGATGGTCAACAGGATTCATGGCAACACCTCTAACCTTAGGTCTTCTACCAAGCCACCTACTTTTACCGGCTTTTCCTATAGAAACATTGACATAATCTTCATTCCCAATTTCACCAATTGTTGCAATGCATTTTTTGAAAATTAACCTCACTTCACCAGACGATAATTTTACAGTGACATAATTCCCGTCAGAAGCAAGTATCATAGCATACCCCCCAGCACTTCTTACAAGCTGTCCACCCTTTCCTACATTAAGCTCTATATTATGAACAGTTCTTCCAATAGGAATATTTTCAAGGGGCAAAGCATTACCAATTTTAATTGGTGAATTCGGACCACTTTCCAAAACATCCCCAACCTTAATGCCTTTAGGAGAAATAATATACCTTTTTTCTCCATCTTTATAAACAAGCAAAGCTATATTAGCGCTTCTATTAGGATCATATTCAATAGAAGCAACTCGAGCGGGAATGCTAAATTTATCTCTTCGATTAAAATCAATTACCCTATACTTTCTCTTATGCCCACCACCTCTTCTTCTAACACTAATCCTACCAGAAGAATCTCTACCCGACTTAAATTTTTTACCTTTTGTTAAAGATTTCAAAGGATCATTACCTTTACTCAAATCATCAAAAGATAAAGTCGTCTTATAGCGCAAAGAAGAAGTTTTTGGCTTATAAGTCTTAATACCCATATTTCTTTTTCTCCAAAACCACTAAAAAATATCTATTTTATCTTCCTTTTTGAGATAAACATATGCCTTCTTCCATGAAGAAGTTTTCCCTTTACCTATAGGATATCCTCTTCGAGACACCACAACCTTGGCTTTACTTTTAATATTAAGCAAATTACACGATACTGGAGTAACATTGAAAAGTTCTTTTATTGCTGCACCAACCTCTTTTTTATTTGCTCTCTTATGAACCTTAAAAACATAAACATTAATACTTTCTCTTTGAGTATTGGTTTTTTCAGTAAGCATAGGTGAAACTATTATATCATAAGCTTTCATACTTATCCTCAACATCTTTTTTATTTAACGTAAAACTCATTAAGCTTGTTGACAGCAGATTCTAGGGCTATTAAATTCTTAGCATAAAACAAATCAACAACTCTAAGTTTATCAAAAGACAAAATCTTTAAATCTCTTATATTCTTACCAGCCCTCTTAATCATCTGATCATCATTGCCCAAAAGAACAACCACTTTGCCATTAAAACTTACAAAATTTTTTATTATTAAAGCAAGATCTTTTGTTTTTCCCGATTCAATATTAAAGTTCTCAACAACCTTAAAACTACTTTCATCAGCAGCACGCAAACTTAATACAGACTTAAATGCAAGCCTTTTTACCTTTTTAGGCAATCTATAACTATAATCTCTAGGTTTTGGCCC
This window contains:
- the rplV gene encoding 50S ribosomal protein L22: MLVNRRYTAKGKNLPSSPKKVRPVADNIRGKSYVKAIAVLCSMPNKGAKLLEKVVKSAASNAMYHNKNLSEDMIFVKVVMVDDGRRRKKIWPRARGRADRLVNRNCHIFVEVDEKKDIKG
- the rpsS gene encoding 30S ribosomal protein S19, with protein sequence MARSIKKGPFIEKSLYQKVLSSFGSEKRVVIKTYSRSSTIIPEMVSLTISVYNGKTFIPIYITEDLVGHKLGEFSPTRIFRGHAKSDKKGRK
- the rplB gene encoding 50S ribosomal protein L2, with the translated sequence MGIKTYKPKTSSLRYKTTLSFDDLSKGNDPLKSLTKGKKFKSGRDSSGRISVRRRGGGHKRKYRVIDFNRRDKFSIPARVASIEYDPNRSANIALLVYKDGEKRYIISPKGIKVGDVLESGPNSPIKIGNALPLENIPIGRTVHNIELNVGKGGQLVRSAGGYAMILASDGNYVTVKLSSGEVRLIFKKCIATIGEIGNEDYVNVSIGKAGKSRWLGRRPKVRGVAMNPVDHPHGGGEGKTSGGRHPVSPWGQPTKGYKTRKKKRYSDKFIIKRRNK
- the rplW gene encoding 50S ribosomal protein L23, giving the protein MKAYDIIVSPMLTEKTNTQRESINVYVFKVHKRANKKEVGAAIKELFNVTPVSCNLLNIKSKAKVVVSRRGYPIGKGKTSSWKKAYVYLKKEDKIDIF
- the rplD gene encoding 50S ribosomal protein L4, encoding MERKVFSKDGKEIGTVNLDDRVFNIEVSHGSIYNAIKSELSNLRVGTSSTKTRSEVRGSSKKPWKQKGTGRARVGTKRNPVWVGGGIALGPKPRDYSYRLPKKVKRLAFKSVLSLRAADESSFKVVENFNIESGKTKDLALIIKNFVSFNGKVVVLLGNDDQMIKRAGKNIRDLKILSFDKLRVVDLFYAKNLIALESAVNKLNEFYVK